The following nucleotide sequence is from Candidatus Margulisiibacteriota bacterium.
CTGCGCCGCTTCTGAAAAAATCCCGCCGCTGTTTTGATTAAAATTAACCGCCATAAATCCCCCGTGTAAGACTAAACAATATCAACTTAATTATACCACCTTTCGGGTGAAAAAGGCACGCTAGACACTTCGACCCTGCGCGGTGTTCATTGCTAACCAAAATAGCGCGGGAATAAAGTACCCTGCGAATATATTGGCCAGGTAATACCGCTTACTTCAACAATCTTTCAATGCGTATGCCGAAATAATCGGCGATTTTTTTGAGCGTCATGACGGACGGATTGGCATTGCCAAATTCGATGCGGTACAAAAAATATTTGCCCAGCCCCGCGTTGGTAGCGAATTGGTCGCGGGTTTCTTTTTTCTTTTCCCGATAACGCTGAACGTTGCGCCCGATTTTTTGCAATAAAGCATTTTTGGCGTAAAAAACTTTGCCGCTGATCTCACCTTTTCTGCCCCGTGTCATATTTGTCTCCAATTGGGACAAATAATATGTTTGGTGCTATACTTCCGTATGTACCCGATTAGGACACTAACGGGAACAAAATAAACGAAAGGAGTTAAACAATGAGAAAAAGAAAATTGGTTTTGTTATCTGGTGTGGTTATACTGTGTTTGTTTAGTCAGGTATTTGGGTTTGCGACACTTTTGGCAAATGGCGGAGATAATATTGAGTTTACAACAAACATTACAGGAGTAACTGTGTATAAAAATGGACGGCCATTTACTGTAATTGAAGAAACGAACAAAACAATTAAAATTCAACGTGAAAAAGGAGAGGTAGTTCTTACATTTAAAAAGGATGGCTATAAAGATCATTATGTTACCTTGGAAAGATCTGTGGCCGGGACTTTTTGGTTGAATTTTATTGTGGGGGCTATTTGGGGCGCGAGTTCTGATTTGGGCACTACAGGAACGGCGTCTTCTTCGACGGACAGCGTGTTTACGGGCAACTCAATGGAGTACTCCCCCAACAGTTATTATGTGCAA
It contains:
- a CDS encoding helix-turn-helix domain-containing protein, whose translation is MTRGRKGEISGKVFYAKNALLQKIGRNVQRYREKKKETRDQFATNAGLGKYFLYRIEFGNANPSVMTLKKIADYFGIRIERLLK